Genomic DNA from Salinibacterium sp. NK8237:
CACTGCGCACATAGCCAATACCGAGCGCCGAGTCACGAATACCGGCAACCACGGGGGCCGCAGCGCGCAAGGCAGCAACACGACCCTCAACTGTTTCGAGATCGTGCACCGCCAGCTCACGACGAATCTTGAACTCGAACATCGGCTTGCGCGTGGTGACGAGACGACGCACCGCGCCGTCACCCTTCTTGAGTCGCAAATCGCACGGGTCGAGCCCGTCGGATGCCACCGCAACGAAGGTTTGCGCTGCAAAACGGTGTTCCTCGGCGAACGCACGGTTCGCGGCCTTCTGGCCCGCCTCATCCGGGTCAAAGGTGAAGATCACTTCACCCGTGGCGGTGGTGTCTGCGTTGTCGTAATCGCCAATCATGCGACGAACAATCTTGATGTGGTCGACGCCGAACGCGGTTCCACAGGTAGCGACAGCGGTCGTAACTCCCGCAAGATGGCAGGCCATGACATCCGTATAGCCCTCGACGACCACGATCTGCTTGCCGCGCGAAATATCTTTCTTGGCAAGATCGAGCCCGTAGAGCACTTGGCTCTTGTGATACACCGGGGTCTCGGGAGTGTTCAGGTACTTGGGGCCCTTGTCATCGTCGAGCAAGCGGCGGGCACCGAAGCCGAGCGTTTGGCCCGTGACATCGCGGATGGGCCACACCAGCCGACCACGGAAACGATCGTAATAATCGCCCCGCTCCCCCTTGCCGATGAGGCCGGCGACGACGAGGTCTTCTGAGGAGTACCCCAACTTGTTGAGGTGCTTCGTGAGCGCACCACCGCGCGGCGCAAAGCCAATACCGAAGCGCTCGGCCGCGGACTGGTCGAAACCACGCTCACCCAAGAAGCTACGACCTGGCGCCGCTTCTGGGGTCGCCAACTGAGCGACGAAGAAGTCGGATGCAGCCTGATTAGCAGCCAAGATGCGAGCGCGATTGCCGTGATCGGTTGCCGCGCCGCCATCCTCATAGTGAAGTTCGTAGCCGAGGCGCCCGGCCAAGCGCTCGACGGCCTCGGAGAAGGAAACGTGATCCATGCGCTGC
This window encodes:
- the dnaG gene encoding DNA primase, with the translated sequence MAGLIKRSDIDEVRSRTNLADIVGDYVTLKSAGSGSMKGLCPFHEERSPSFHVRPQVGFYHCFGCGEGGDVYTFLQRMDHVSFSEAVERLAGRLGYELHYEDGGAATDHGNRARILAANQAASDFFVAQLATPEAAPGRSFLGERGFDQSAAERFGIGFAPRGGALTKHLNKLGYSSEDLVVAGLIGKGERGDYYDRFRGRLVWPIRDVTGQTLGFGARRLLDDDKGPKYLNTPETPVYHKSQVLYGLDLAKKDISRGKQIVVVEGYTDVMACHLAGVTTAVATCGTAFGVDHIKIVRRMIGDYDNADTTATGEVIFTFDPDEAGQKAANRAFAEEHRFAAQTFVAVASDGLDPCDLRLKKGDGAVRRLVTTRKPMFEFKIRRELAVHDLETVEGRVAALRAAAPVVAGIRDSALGIGYVRSVAGWLGMEPTEVQAAVTEAKRHVAPSGPSKAPQQSQSAPSTQTPPEGFGEAPAQPGPSIMNLRVDAITRLERDALMAVLQHPDVVGAELIGKLTQISIAEPSLAVVRDAIASLADRALDPGWASAVADEVPSSFSTFVKQLSVAPIPEREERIPVYCVQVTTDLIERDFLRQKRELLGVLQRMVRESDPERYVQTQRDLMRIEAERRALHDDA